In Pirellulales bacterium, a single genomic region encodes these proteins:
- the lpxD gene encoding UDP-3-O-(3-hydroxymyristoyl)glucosamine N-acyltransferase, with protein sequence MASRLAMLAELIAGRLARTADGELLIDGAATLDIAEPGDISLLDSPDKTHRLAHCRASALVVPSGYLPDDLPAIQVDDVHAAFAAIVTHFRPVRQMVRIGISPGATVSPTARLGDDVDVHPGATIGDQVEIGAHSTVHSGARLLSGCVLGRGVTIYPNAVLYENTIVGDRSVIHAGTVLGAYGFGYKLVSGQHQRSAQLGFVEVGSDVEIGACSTIDRGTYAATVIGDGSKIDNQVMIAHNCRIGRHNLICSQVGIAGSTTTGDGVVMAGQVGVRDHVHIGAGAVLGAKAGVSNDVPDGAHMLGAPAVPLREQKLKFALLARLPEMRQQLKQLQRQMDALLAEREVDHDRKDQAA encoded by the coding sequence ATGGCCAGCCGTCTTGCAATGCTAGCGGAATTGATCGCTGGCCGGTTGGCGCGAACGGCGGATGGCGAGCTGCTGATCGACGGAGCCGCCACGCTCGACATTGCTGAGCCGGGCGACATCAGTCTGCTCGATTCGCCGGACAAAACCCATCGGCTGGCGCACTGCCGCGCGAGCGCCTTGGTCGTGCCCAGCGGTTATTTGCCCGATGATTTGCCGGCGATCCAAGTGGACGACGTGCATGCGGCATTCGCCGCGATCGTGACGCACTTTCGTCCCGTCCGGCAAATGGTCCGAATTGGGATTAGCCCGGGCGCCACGGTCAGTCCGACGGCGCGGCTCGGGGATGACGTCGATGTGCATCCCGGAGCGACGATCGGCGACCAAGTTGAGATTGGCGCCCACTCGACAGTCCACTCCGGTGCGCGCCTGCTGTCCGGCTGCGTGCTGGGGCGCGGCGTTACGATTTATCCCAACGCCGTCCTTTACGAAAATACGATCGTCGGCGATCGCTCTGTGATCCATGCTGGAACCGTGCTCGGAGCGTATGGCTTCGGCTACAAGTTGGTCTCGGGGCAGCACCAGCGTTCGGCACAGTTGGGGTTCGTCGAAGTGGGCTCGGATGTCGAAATCGGGGCCTGTTCGACGATCGACCGTGGCACGTATGCGGCGACCGTCATCGGCGACGGGTCGAAAATCGATAACCAGGTGATGATCGCCCACAATTGCCGCATCGGTCGGCACAACCTGATCTGTTCGCAGGTCGGCATCGCCGGCAGCACGACCACGGGCGACGGCGTTGTGATGGCCGGACAGGTGGGAGTTCGCGACCACGTACATATTGGCGCCGGGGCGGTGCTCGGCGCCAAGGCGGGCGTGTCGAACGACGTGCCCGACGGCGCGCACATGCTCGGCGCGCCAGCCGTTCCGCTGCGCGAACAGAAGCTCAAGTTTGCCCTGTTGGCACGTTTGCCCGAGATGCGCCAGC